The following DNA comes from Nitrospirota bacterium.
GTCGGCTTGTAGTGGATTTCGTATGTGGCGGGGTTGGTTGCTGTGCCGCCGACGTCCGGGGGAGACCACCGGACGACGATCTGGGTTTCCGTTCCGCCGTTGGCATTGCCGAGGATGGTGGACGTATTCAACACGGTCGGGGCGGGGAAGGGGGTGGTGGCGGATGTGATTACGCTGTAGTCGCCTACGTTGCCGGCGACTCCCGATTGAACGGCTTGGACGGCGAAATAGAACACCTTGTCGATATTCACGCCGCGGATGATGATCGGGAGAGCGCTGGACGGAACGTTCTGGATGGGGGCGTCGCATGTTCCGCTCAGGGCGTCGCAGCCGTCGCCCGTGATGCCGCCGACGGAGTTGGGCGGGACATCCGTGCCATCCATGGGCACCGAGCCGTCGAAGTCATAGTAGAGGGTGTACTGACTTGCGCCGGTCACGGTGCTCCAGTTGACCAGGAAGCAGGCGATGCGTTGCGGAGCGTTGGTGGGGTTGGAGCAGGTTTTTCCGCTCACGACGTCGCCCACCAGCATCGGAGTGATGGTGAGCGTCGGCCGGGCCAGCGGGATGAGGCTTTGGTTGGAGGCGTAGGGGCTCTCGGTGCTTGTGGCGAACGCTTTGACGGAGAAGTGGTACTGCACGCCGGATGTGAGGCCGGTCAGCGTGAGGTCGGTCTTGGTGGACGGGATCGGTCCGAGGCCGCCGGCCGTGCTCGCGCCGGCTGCGCAAGGGTCACCTGCCGCCGCGGCGAGGCTCTCGCAGGTGGCGGAAACAGCTTCGCAGGTGGCGGCCACGCCGCCTTCTCCGGTCGTTTGAACGTACGGTGCGCCGGCGGTGTCCGTGTCATAGAAGACTCTGTAGCAGGTTGCTCCGGTGACTGCATTCCAGTCCACCTTGGTATTCACGACGCCGTCGATGACGCTGGCTCCCGTTTCGCCGGTTACAGCGAAACCGGTTGGCGTATCGAGGCCGGAGGTGGTGGTCTTCTCGGGTGAGAGGGCGCTCTCCCCCTCGCCATTCTCAAGCGCGCAGCCTGAGCCGCCCGTCAAGCAATCGCCGTCGTCCTTCATTGCCGAAATGGCGAGGTAGAACGTGGTCGGGGTGGAGCCGCTGGGGAGGTTGAACGTTTGAGTGGTGGTGGAGCCGGAGGTGATTACGTGGGGCGAGGCGCCTTCCTGGAACTGCGTGCCGGTGTACGGGGTGCCGGAGTTGGTGTCGTAGTAGATGCGGTAGCCCGTGGCGTCTTTGACGCTGCACCATGTCAATTGGACTTGAGTTCCGTTGGCTGTGGCCGAGAAACAGAGGGGGGTGGAAAGGGGGATAGCGTTTACGGTGGGCGGGCTGGAGCCATTGAGGTCGGCAAAATCGCTATGGTTGCCGCCCGCCTCGGCCACCGCGCTGAAGCAGTAGCTTTCACCGACCGCCAATTGATCGCCGTTCTTGAGACAGGTCAGGGTGATGTTGGACGACGCGGTAGTGACGCCGCCGGAGATGCCGTTGCAGGCATCGGCATCCGCATTGTAGTTCGTGGTCCAGGCGCCGGCATTGTCTCGGGTGACGGCGGTACACGCGGCGGCTGTCTCGCGGCGGTAGTAGACGCGGTAGCTCAGCCCTGACAGACCCGTCAGGGCGTTCCACGTGAGGGTGGCCTGGCTGGTGGCGGTGGTGACCTTGAGGTTCGTGGGCGTGGCAATCAGCGTTCGGGCGGAGCCGGAGTTGGTGGCCAGGTCGCTTTCCCCGCTTTCGGCGTCATCGCTCCCGGGCGGTCCTGGAACGATCGCGTAGGAGTCATTGATCGTGTTGGCCGCGGACACGGCATAGTAGTAGGTCTTGTCGGCTTGGAGACCGGAAAGTGTGAACGTGCAAAGCGTGGGTGCGCCGGAGACGCAGCCGGCCGCCACGGGTTCGCGCACAATCGGGGAGGTTCCTTCGGCGGCCCCGATGCCGGTGTAGGGCGCTCCCGCGGAATCCGTATCGTAGTAGATCTTGATTTTGTCGACGCCATTGGAATTCGTGGTGGTCCAGTCCGTGTTGAATTGGAAGGTGAGAGTAGAGGCGGTCAGCTTGGCCGTGCTGCCCGCGCCTGCGCCCACGAAGGTCGGATCGACGACCCCTGTCGGCACGGCGATCGGGATGCCTTCCCGATTGGGAAGAAAGGGGTCGCCGCAGTTGTTGACGGTGGAGTTGGCGCCGGGGTCGGGGGTCAGTTCGCAGGGGTCGTCGGCCCCTGCCGGCGCGGGAGGGGAGGCCGGCAGCGGGGGGGCGCCCTTTACCGCTACGATGCCGAAACAGTATCGAGTGCCGTTCACCAGGTCGATTCCACTGCCATCCTTGGTGGCGGTGTAGGACGTGGAGGTCGAGGTGATCACCTTTTTCGGAACGTCGGGTGGGCAACCGTCTGCATCCTCGGCATCGACAAAAACCTGGTAGCTGTCCGCCCCGGTCACGGGGTCCCACGTCATGACGGCCTTTCCCGTTCCCAGGGTTACGGCGAAGTTGGCGACCCTCGGGAGGAGCGTGGTGAGTCCGATTTCATCCATCGGATCGCTTTCGTCGCCCGCGGTGGTGACCGCAGCGGCGGCCAGATAGTAGGAACTGTTCGAGGGGAGGCCGCTCAGGGCGCATCGCTCGTTGATGCCGTTGTTGATGCAGGACGTGTTGACGAGTGTCGACGCTCCTTCGGTGGCGCCGGTCCCTTTGTAGTCGGAAATCTTGAGCGTTCCGGCGCGAGAGGCGGTGTCGTAACCCACTTTGTACGTGGGACAGGCTTCACCCGACGCACACGATCCGTAGGATGGGCAGATGGCCAGCGGGCACACCCCGCGCTGCCACTCGAAGACGAGCCGGGCGGCCTCGATGTCCTTTTCATGTTTGTCGACATAGGAGGCCATCACCGGTTTGGCCAGCGGCGTGGCGGCATCGTTTGTTTGATTGCTTCTTCCGCTGCCGTTCACGGCGACGGTCGAGAAGTAGGCGGTTTGACCGTTTGAGGGGAACGACGCTCCCACGGGGATGGCCCGCGTTTCGGGACAGACGCCGGCAGCCGTGGTGCCGCAACCTGGGGTGCCTGCGACAGCGCAGAGCGTCATGGAGGCGCAGGAGGTGGTGACGACGTTGGAGACCGGTTTCGCGAGGTGGTCTTCGGCGAGGGACACATTGTTCCAACGGATTTCATAACCGCCGGTGGCGCCCGTGACGGCGTTCCAACTCAACTCGACTCGACCGGTTCGGCCTTTCGCGATGAAATTGGCCGGCTTGTCGATGGGCAGCACGGTGATCTGTGAAGAGAGGCTGCTGTCGGTCCGCGCGTCCGTTCCGCTCCGGAGAGCGGAGACAACCGCATAGTAAGCCGAACTGTTGGCGAGGCTGGGGAGCGTGGCGCATCGGGAGGTTCCCGCAATGGCTGCCGGACAAGTGGCGGTGACCGGTGTGCCACACCCTGCATCGGCCGGGCAGCTTGACGTGGAAGTTTCCATGGCCAGCAGACACGAAGTGTAGACACCGCTCGACGTGCCGTACTGAATCTTGTAGCAATCCGCCTTGTCCACCGCGTCCCACTTCACCGGGCCTTGGCCGGTCAGGTGAGCGGGGCCGAGCGCGTTTGAGAGGGAGAGGAGTCCGAAGCCCGTGGGCGCGGCCAGCGGGGTCACGATAACCTGATCGCTCAGCCGTCCTTCCGTTCCGTCGGAATTCGAAGCGGAAACCCTCAAGTAGTAGGTGGTCGCATTGATCAGTTTCGTGAGTGTGGCCGAGGTGGACGCCGCCGCGATGGGGGACGGGCCTTCACCGGCGCCCGTGCCGGCATATTTGGCCGGATCATTCGTGCCACTGGCCGTGCTGTAGTACACCTTGTACTGGACCGCTCCCGGGATGCTGAGCCATTTGAGGGAGGCTGCGGCCGTGGAGCCGGCGACGGTGAGCGCGGGGCGATCGGGCGGGGAGAGCCGGGTTTTCACCGAGGTGAGATCGCTCTCCGAGCCGGTGTCGATCACGGCTGTCATGGCGATCTTGAGGGTAACGTTGGGTGCGAGCCCGGTGACCGTGACTTTGCACGGCGTGGTCGCGCAGGCGGCGGCGTTGTTTTCGGTTTTCAGCGGAATTCCGAGGACGGACTCCGCCGCGGTTGGGAACGCCGCGAGAGGACCGGTCGGCCCCACGCCCGCGGGAGGCGTTGAAGTCGCAAAGAAACGATAGCCGGTCGCCTTGTCCACTTTATCGAACGTAAAGGTGACGGCGAGGGAATCGCTGGGCAGGTCTACGCCCAGGGTGTCCACGACGTTCGGCGGCACGGCGAGCGGCGTGGAGGAGACTTCCTTGGAATAGGCGCTCTGAGCGAGATTGTTCTGCGCGCGGACACTGAAGAAATATTCTTTGCCGTTGTCGAGTCCCGTCACCACCGCCGTGGTGTCCTTCGTGATGAGCGGACCGGGATCGTCCTTTTCTCCGCAGGAGAGATCGTAGCAACTGTCGTCGGTCTTTCGCGCGGCCGTTCCGTAGAAAACGGCATAGCGAGTTTCATAGGCGGCGGCGAGCGCGCTGCCCGGCTCGACGCCTTCCGGCAGTTCCGGCGTGATCAGCACGGGGTCCCAACTGATTTCGACGCGCCCGGTGCGGCCTTTGGCCTTCACATTTTGGGGGGTGGGATAGGGCACAGCCACCGGCCGTTCATCGCCGTAGTTGCTTTCCGAGTTGGTCGATCGGTTGGACGCTCGAACGGTGACGTAGTATTTCGTGCCCTTCCGAACACCGGCCAGCCGGAGTTCGATTTTGCCCCCGACCGTGGCGGTTGAGGGCGTGAGAGGGGAAATTTTGTCTCCGATCCGTCCGTTGTAAGGCGGTCCCGGCCCGTCCACGTCGAAGTACACTTTGTAATCCGTAGCCCGCTCGACGGGATCGAACGTGAGGATCATGGTGGCGTCTTCGATCTTGGCCTCAGGAAGGGTGGGTTGCCGGATCGTCGTGGCCGAAGAAACATCCGAGTACAGGCTCGCTTCGTTGTCGCTCAGCGCGATGAATTTGAACTGGTACTCGGTGTCGTCCGTCCATTCGAAAGTCGTCGTTCCGGCTTCGCAGTCGTCCCCCCCGGGCGGCAGGGAAACGGCGGTCTTGCGTGTCAAGCAGACGGCCTCAAACGACTCGGAGGACGATTCCTTGGCGCAGACCCAATAACGAGCGGCGGTGGGGATGGTATTCCAGGCCAGCTCCGCGGATTTCGTGCGGCCGGTGACGCAGGCCTTGCTGTCATTTTGTTCGCAGCGGGACCACGTGGGTGTGACGCCCGTCATCGTGGGTTGGAGCTGGACCACGCCGACGTCCGTCACGCCGCCGGCGTTGATGGTGGTTCGTTTTCCTCCAAGGTAGAGGGGCTCATTTCCCGCTCGCGCTCGGATCACGACATCCACTTCGCCGCCCGGCGCCGTGATGACGGCCGAGGCCTTGCGGTCGTCGAAGCGGAACGATTGGCGGAAGATGGCTTTGGCAGCCAGCGGATCATCGGGGGGGGCGTTGCAGTCCACCTTCTGATTTTCCGGTGCTCGCTGCGGACTCGGTTCGAAGATCAGGACATCGAGCGTGTCCGGCTTGGCGGCGGCGGCCTGTTCGCGAATCTCGATCCGGAAGGACAGCTCGGTGTTGCCCCCGTCGGACTTCCCGCCGAAGCAGCTCGCAAACGTGATGAGTGAGGAGTGAAGAGTGATGAGAAGGAGGCGGCGAAGAGGTTCGGCGATCGGCCCTTCTTTCACTTCACTCATTACACTTCACGCATCACGCCCGGTTACCATCGGATCTCCAGCGTCCCTTTCGTGGGGTCCTGCTTGGCTTGGGGGACGGCCCCCGGAGCCTGCGGTGGGTCCACGAGACTGTCGAGCAGGGCCTGGCGCGCAATCGAGGAACCTGTGGCCAGGGGGCTCGGCAAGCTCAGAGGGCTCATCGCCGGAGTGATGTCCGGACTGAACTTCACTTCGGTCTGTTCCCGCATGGTTCCGAGAGTTTGATCGGACGGCACGTGGCCCGGAGCCGGGGGTTGCCCCTCCCGAACCTCCGACTGTTCCATCGTGCCGAGCGTCACCGTTCCCGGAGCGGACGGATCGTTGTTGGTCACCGTCACGCGACCTTCGATGACGAGAACCTGCGTTTCGCCCGTATCCGGATCGACGCTGACGATGAGGTGAGTGCCGCGGACGCCGATGGTGGCCGTGGCGGTTTTCACCTCGAATCGATTTCCATAAGCTTTGAGTTTTGTGATGATCGCCCGGAGCGTGCCGCCGATGAGATTGAGCACCGCCGAACGCGAGCCGCGCGCGGCGTCGTAGTCAAACGCTCCGAAGTCGAGCGTGGCGTTGGAGCCGAGGAGAAGGATCGATTCATCCTTCATCACGATTCTGATTTTTCCGGCGGGACCGGTGCGCACGCGATCGCCTGCGCGAATGATATCGCCCTGCCGGATGGTGCGCGCCTCCCCGCCGCCACCCAGTTCGACTGTGGCTTCGCCCTCGATGGCCACCACGGTTCCGATGGCGCTCGATTGGGCCTGGGCGGCGAGCGGAAATCCCATCGCAATAAGACAGAAAGCGAAGAGACCGGTAACTTTGAGCAGAACTTGACCTTTCATATCTC
Coding sequences within:
- a CDS encoding FecR domain-containing protein translates to MKGQVLLKVTGLFAFCLIAMGFPLAAQAQSSAIGTVVAIEGEATVELGGGGEARTIRQGDIIRAGDRVRTGPAGKIRIVMKDESILLLGSNATLDFGAFDYDAARGSRSAVLNLIGGTLRAIITKLKAYGNRFEVKTATATIGVRGTHLIVSVDPDTGETQVLVIEGRVTVTNNDPSAPGTVTLGTMEQSEVREGQPPAPGHVPSDQTLGTMREQTEVKFSPDITPAMSPLSLPSPLATGSSIARQALLDSLVDPPQAPGAVPQAKQDPTKGTLEIRW